The following proteins come from a genomic window of Nothobranchius furzeri strain GRZ-AD chromosome 1, NfurGRZ-RIMD1, whole genome shotgun sequence:
- the LOC107384987 gene encoding transmembrane protein 60: protein MSLAQRVLLTWVFTLVFLIMLVLKLDGKVQWNWFLIFLPVWVFDGILILMLAIKMAGRCKPGYDPRNGSPDLRLRTWYLTAMLLKLGFFLTLCAKLEKLADVKLTFVLIPLWAMMLGALVELGLNIFPERREV, encoded by the exons ATGTCTCTGGCTCAGAGGGTTCTGCTGACCTGGGTCTTTACCCTGGTTTTTCTCATCATGCTGGTACTCAAACTGGATGGGAAG GTGCAGTGGAACTGGTTCCTGATCTTCCTTCCAGTCTGGGTTTTTGACGGCATCCTCATCCTTATGCTTGCCATCAAGATGGCAGGTCGTTGCAAACCTGGGTATGACCCACGCAACGGTTCTCCTGACCTCCGTCTGCGTACCTGGTACCTCACAGCCATGCTGCTCAAACTGGGCTTCTTCTTGACACTGTGTGCCAAACTGGAAAAACTAGCTGATGTCAAGCTGACATTTGTCCTCATACCTCTGTGGGCCATGATGCTGGGAGCACTGGTAGAACTAGGACTGAACATCTTTCCTGAAAGGAGAGAGGTTTAA